In Dehalococcoidia bacterium, the genomic stretch ATTGACTTGCTAGCACAAACGTGCTATTGAGGGCGCATGGCCGCGCGCTCGATCCTCCACGTTGACCTCGATGCGTTTTTCGTGGCTGTGGAGCAGGCGCGCCGGCCCGAGTTGCGCGGCAAGGCTGTCATCGTCGGCGGCGATCCGGACGGACGTGGCGTCGTGTCCACCGCCTCCTATGAGGCGCGCCAGTTCGGCGTGCGTTCCGCCATGCCGCTCCGGACCGCCAGGAAGCTGGCGCCGCACGCCATCTTCCTCCCCGGCGACTTCAATGAGTACGAGCGCGTCTCGAGGCAGTTCCACGCCATCCTCCGCGATTGCTCGCCCGTGGTGGAGTCCGGCGGGCTTGACGAGGCTTACGTCGATGTCACCGGCTGTGAGCCGATCGTCGGCACGCCACGAAGGGCAGCCGAATCCATCCGCGAGCGTGTGCGCCGCGCTCTCGGTATTACGGCCTCGGTCGGCATCGCGACCAGCAAGCTGGTCGCGAAGGTTGCCTCGGACCAGGCCAAGCCGGACGGCATTCGCGAGGTCCCTCCCGGCACGGAGGCTGCCTTCCTCGCACCGCTGCCCCTGCGCACGCTGCCGATGCTCGGCCCAGCGATGGAGCGCAAGCTCCAGCGCCTCGGCGTCTCGACGCTCGGGCAGGTCGCGGCGATGCCCGACTCCACGCTCCGCGCCGTGCTCGGCCCGCATGGGCCGGAGCTTGCCCTCCGGTGCCGTGGCGTCGACGACGCCGCCGTTGGCGGCCGCGGCGCCCCGAAGTCAATCAGCCGCGAGGGGACTTTCACGCACGATGTTGCCGACCCTGCCCGGCTGCGCGCCGTCATCCGCGGGTTCAGCGAGAGCGTGGGCTCGCAGTTGCGCGCACAGGGCTACCGGGCGCGCACCCTGAGCATCAAGGTGCGTTTCGGCGACTTCCACACCGTCACCCGCAGCCTGACGGCGGAACGCGCCGTGAACAGCGACGACGCGATCTATGAGGCGGCGATGGCGCTGCTGGAGGAGGCGCGGTCAGACGAGAAGCTTGCCATCCGCCTCGTTGGCGTGGGCGCGTCGAACCTCCTCACGGAGGCGTATCAGTTGCCCCTGGACGCCGACAGCGAAGCGCGGCGTGAAGCGCTCAGCGCCGCCATCGACCGCGTGCGGCGCAAGTACGGCCGCCGCAGCCTCCAATCGGGTGCGACTGCCTTCGACGCCGCGACCGGCGGCGATTCCTGGCGGCATGACAAGGCCGTCGGCCTGTCGGCGCAGCTCGAGGGCGCGCCCGGCAGGAAGCCGCGGCCCGCTTCGGCGCCCTAGCCCGGGCCTTCTGCGGCCCGCCCAGTCTGCTGCCGATAACTAACCTAGCAGCCATTCAACTTTATCCGAGGTAGAACGGAGTATCGCGGGGCGTGAACAGAACGGGACGGCAGCGTGTGCTCGAAGCGGAACCGGAGGGGCGGCGGACGCCGACGACAAGGCGGCTGCCAAACCACACCCTCAGCGAAGTCCTCATACCCCTCAGCGCCGGCATCGACCTGGCAGAGGGGCGGAAGCCTGGACACGCGCAGCGGGTCGCCTACAGCGCCCTCAGCGTCGCCTCACAACTGAAGCTGGACAACGAGCAGCGCCTGGCCTGCCTTTACGCTTCGCTCTTTCACGACATCGGCGTGATCCCCGCCGGGGCCGGCCTGTCCGAGCTGGTGCGCGGCGATGAACGCCGCGTCTTCTCGGCCCTACCCCTGCTCACGCCCGAGGAGTCGGCGGTCGAATCCCGCAGCACAGCGCCGGACCTCGTCGTCGACCGCATCGTCGACCACACTATTCACGGCGCGCGGCTGGCCCAGGAGTTGGGCCTGCCGCAGGAGGCCGTCCGGGCTATCGCCTGCCATCACGAGCAGTGGGACGGCGCCGGATATCCGCATGCGCTGGCCGGCAACGAAATACCGCTGGTCGGGCGCATTATCGGCGTCGCGGACCAGATGGAAGCGCTGATCTCGCAGGAGCCGAGCCCGCTTCATGCTCGGCGCAACATCCCGCACTGGCTCTCTCGATTCGCCATGACCATGGCGGACCCCGAGCTGGTACTAGCCACGAGACACCTCGTGGCCGGGGACGACTTCTGGTTGGGGATATTCGGGCCGTCTCTGCAGGCCGAGTTGAGCCTTGCCTGCGAGGGTCTGAAGGAGCAGCGCTCGCCGATCCTGTTACCGTTCGCGGAGCGCTTTGCCGAGATTGTCGACGGGCGCTTCAGCTTCACGGTGGGCGTTTCGTCGCGGGTGGCGAAGCATGCCGAGGCCCTGGGCCGCAGCGCAGGGCTCCCTGAGCTCCGCCTGAAGCAGCTGCGCGTGGCTGCGCTCCTCCACGACGTCGGCCAGCTGGGTGTACCCGAGCGCATCATGGCCAAGCCGGGGATCCTAAGCGTGGACGAGCTCGAGGTCCTGCGCCAGCACCCCGTCTATTCGCAAGAGATAGTGCAGGGCATTCCTGGCCTCGAGGAGGTCGCGGAGTGGGTTGGCGCGCATCACGAGTGGCCCGACGGGCGCGGCTACCCGGACGCCAAGGCGGGCATCGAGATCCCCAGCGAAGCGCGAATCCTGGCGATCGCCGACGCCTACGTCGCCATCACGTCCGACAGGCCCCACCGCAAGCGCCTGGACCCGGCGGAGGGCGTGCAGCGCCTGCGCGGGGCTGCCGGTACGCAGCTGGACCCGGAGCTACTCGACCTGTTCTTCACGCGCGTAGTGGCCTAGCCCCAGGCCTGGCGGCGTGGCGCGACGAGAGGACGCCCGCCGCTCGCATCCCAGACTTACGGCGACCAGCCGTCGCGTGCAGGCAGAGCCGCCTAGAATCGATCGAAGCGGTCGACATCCAGCACGAACACGGTGGCCCCGCCGACTCGCACTTCTAACGGTTCGCTGGCGCTGCCGATCTCTCCCAGGACGGGAAGGTTCTGGACCGGCACGAACTCCTTGCGCGCGCGGCACTCCTGGCGGGCGAGGTCGATCACTGTCTCGACTTCCTGGTCTTCTACTCCGGACAGGATTGTCGCGGAGCCACGGCGCAGGAAACCGCCGCTGCTGGCGATCTTGGTGGCTGGAAGGCCGCGCTTTACGAGCCGGTCGATCAGGCGGTCGGCGTCGCTGGTGGCGGCGATTATGAGGACGAGCTTCAGGGTACCCGTCCGTTTCGAGCGGCGCGCTGGCGCCCAAGGTCCCGGCAGGCGCGGACCGCGCTGCCCCTGGCAGCAGGGCTAAGAGACGGCACCAACTCCTCCTTCACCCGCCCAAGGCTCGGCAATCGTAGGGCAGCAGCGGACGTCACGCAACGCCGCGCATCGACACGCCGGCCGGCGGCCGGGCGTCAGCCTGCCACATCACAAATCACGAACCACTGACCGCGAAGGGCGTTACGCCTGGGTGCTCGATCGGCGGTACGAAGCAATCGCCCGGCGCAGGGCGTCGATGGCGAGGGCGGCGCTGTGCAGCTTGCTTGGTGGAAGGCCGCCGACTTCGGCGGAGATGTCCTCGTAGGAGAGGGCCAGCGCGTCCTCGAGCGTCATCCCCTGGACCATCTCCGTGAGCACGCTGGAGGTGGCGACCGACGCGAGGCAGCCTTCGGTCTGGAAAGCCGCCCTTTCGATAACCCCGTCGTCGATACGCAGGCTGAGGGCCAGAGTGTCGCCGCAGACCGGGTTCATCTGATAGCCGCGCGCGTTCGCATCCTGCAGATCGCCCCGGTTCCGGGGGTTCTGCGCGTGGTCCAGGACGATGTCCGAGTATTCCGACATACCTTCGGGGCGCGCGGGCCTCCAGGCGAATCTACCACATCCACGCAGGGCGCTTGCAGCCCGGCGTACCGGCTAGGCCGGATCAGGCGACGCCGAGCGAGAGCCGGCCGCGGTCAGTTTCAACCTCGAATGCTGGCGCTTTCTGGCCCGCCGGAGGATCAGGCACGGCCTGCCTCCCGGCCGGAGAGCCCCGTGAGGGGCGTGTCCGGCACGTCCTTGCCCTGAACAAGGACCTTTATCCTCCCGAGCCCCGTCGGGTCGGTGAGCTCGACCGCGGCCCGGCGCAGGGCATAGTAGGCCTCCAGTTGTGACGGGTCCGGCCGCTGGGCCAGCGCCTCGCCGATGCCGAGCGCGCTCAGGAACTCCGACTGCGCCGTCAGGCCCAGCGTCCTCAGGCCAGCTTCCTCCCCGGCACGCGCGACGGTCGTGAGGTCGACGCTCGCCGTGATGTCCTGCCGGCCGACGCGGACGTAGGGGTCTTCGCCTGCGGTGTGGCGGTAGAAGGTCAGGAGCGTGCCGCGCTTCCGCCAGGGCGCATACAGAGAAGCCGCCTCATAACCGTAATCCAGGGTGAGGACGTAGCCTCGGTCAAGGACCGCAGCGGCGCGCTGCATCCAGGCTGGCGCCTCCAGGTTCGCCTCGGCCTCGCAGCCCTCGCCCGGCAGCATCCCAAGCTCCTGAAAGTAGCACTCGACCTCCGGCGATGGCTCCCAGGGGACGTCGACGAACCCGGCCTCGTCCCAGCCGACGCGCAGCTCCAGCAAGCGCCCCCTCTCGACGCGGACGCGCCGCACCGGGAAGGCGTCGAGTAGCTCGTTGCTCAGAATGCAGCCGGTCAGCCTGCCCGCGATCTGCTCGCCGAAGCTCACGCGTCCTCCCAGAAGCGCGCTAAGTTCTCGAGCGTGCGCAGGGGGCCGCGCTCCGTAGGTCACGTCCTGTAGGCGGAGGCTGAGCGCCGCGAAGGCGTCCTGGTCATGGGCCCGCAACCAGGCGGCGATGTCCAGAGCCAGTCTGCCGTCGCCGGCGCCCGCCTCGAGGACGTCAAAGCGGTCAGGCCTGCCAAGGATGCGCCACATTTCCCCGAGCTGGCGCGCAACGCAGGCGCCGAACACGGGGTGCACGTTGGGACTCGTCTGGTAATCGCGGGCGGGGTCGCAATTGACATAATAGCCGTGGCCGGGCTCGTACAGGGCGAGCGCCATGAAGTCGCTGAAGGTGAGGGGGCCTTCCCGGCGAATGCGGCTGGCGATGATATCCTTGAGGGCGACATCCTCATCGCCCGGACCGAGGTCATAGAGGACCACGGTTCGAGTGTAAGCAGGCGCCGCCAGCGTGGTCTAGGCGCGCCTGCGCGATGGGAGGGAGAAGTGCAGCCGCGGCTCAAAATATGGGTGGAAGCGGGCGATGGGCTGGTCCTGAGCGATTACCGCGTTCGATTGCTGGAGCTCGTGGCGGAGACCGGCTCTCTGTCCGAGGCCGCCGAGCGCATGGGCCTCTCCTACCGGCGCGCTTGGGGCAAGCTGAAGGAAATCGAGGCGAACCTGGGGCTGAAGCTGATCGAGAGCACGGTCGGCGGCAGCGGTGGCGGCCACACGCGCCTCACACCTAAAGGAGCGGAGATGGTCGCGCGCTACAACCGCTTCCGGTCGAGAGTGTCGGCATTCGTCGAGACGGAATTCGCTGCGTGCTTCGCAGCCGAGCCGGCCGCGCCAAGCGTGTGACCTTCATTTTGGCTGGCGTTATGCTGCGTCCGGCATATCGCTGCAGGGAGCGCCTCATGGAGGTGGTGAGTTCGCGGTTAGGGGCCGTCCTCGGTGCTGCCCTGGCGGCGGTCGCGATGGCGCTGACAGTCAGCTGCGAGGCCGACGATGGCGGAACGCAGGGCGATGCGAACACGGTGCCGCACAGGGGCGAAGTCATCCTCGCCACGACGACGAGTACGCTGGACAGCGGCCTGCTGGACGTCCTCCTGCCCTTGTTCGAGAGGCGGACAGGCTGGGCCGTGAAGCCGATAGCCGCAGGTTCCGGGCAGGCGATGACTATGGGCCGGCGCGGTGACGCGGACGTGCTGCTGGTCCACTCGCCCGCCGCGGAAGCGACGTTCATGAGCGAAG encodes the following:
- a CDS encoding HD domain-containing phosphohydrolase, yielding MNRTGRQRVLEAEPEGRRTPTTRRLPNHTLSEVLIPLSAGIDLAEGRKPGHAQRVAYSALSVASQLKLDNEQRLACLYASLFHDIGVIPAGAGLSELVRGDERRVFSALPLLTPEESAVESRSTAPDLVVDRIVDHTIHGARLAQELGLPQEAVRAIACHHEQWDGAGYPHALAGNEIPLVGRIIGVADQMEALISQEPSPLHARRNIPHWLSRFAMTMADPELVLATRHLVAGDDFWLGIFGPSLQAELSLACEGLKEQRSPILLPFAERFAEIVDGRFSFTVGVSSRVAKHAEALGRSAGLPELRLKQLRVAALLHDVGQLGVPERIMAKPGILSVDELEVLRQHPVYSQEIVQGIPGLEEVAEWVGAHHEWPDGRGYPDAKAGIEIPSEARILAIADAYVAITSDRPHRKRLDPAEGVQRLRGAAGTQLDPELLDLFFTRVVA
- a CDS encoding LysR family transcriptional regulator; the encoded protein is MQPRLKIWVEAGDGLVLSDYRVRLLELVAETGSLSEAAERMGLSYRRAWGKLKEIEANLGLKLIESTVGGSGGGHTRLTPKGAEMVARYNRFRSRVSAFVETEFAACFAAEPAAPSV
- the dinB gene encoding DNA polymerase IV codes for the protein MAARSILHVDLDAFFVAVEQARRPELRGKAVIVGGDPDGRGVVSTASYEARQFGVRSAMPLRTARKLAPHAIFLPGDFNEYERVSRQFHAILRDCSPVVESGGLDEAYVDVTGCEPIVGTPRRAAESIRERVRRALGITASVGIATSKLVAKVASDQAKPDGIREVPPGTEAAFLAPLPLRTLPMLGPAMERKLQRLGVSTLGQVAAMPDSTLRAVLGPHGPELALRCRGVDDAAVGGRGAPKSISREGTFTHDVADPARLRAVIRGFSESVGSQLRAQGYRARTLSIKVRFGDFHTVTRSLTAERAVNSDDAIYEAAMALLEEARSDEKLAIRLVGVGASNLLTEAYQLPLDADSEARREALSAAIDRVRRKYGRRSLQSGATAFDAATGGDSWRHDKAVGLSAQLEGAPGRKPRPASAP
- a CDS encoding iron-sulfur cluster assembly scaffold protein, encoding MSEYSDIVLDHAQNPRNRGDLQDANARGYQMNPVCGDTLALSLRIDDGVIERAAFQTEGCLASVATSSVLTEMVQGMTLEDALALSYEDISAEVGGLPPSKLHSAALAIDALRRAIASYRRSSTQA
- a CDS encoding SAM-dependent methyltransferase, coding for MVLYDLGPGDEDVALKDIIASRIRREGPLTFSDFMALALYEPGHGYYVNCDPARDYQTSPNVHPVFGACVARQLGEMWRILGRPDRFDVLEAGAGDGRLALDIAAWLRAHDQDAFAALSLRLQDVTYGARPPAHARELSALLGGRVSFGEQIAGRLTGCILSNELLDAFPVRRVRVERGRLLELRVGWDEAGFVDVPWEPSPEVECYFQELGMLPGEGCEAEANLEAPAWMQRAAAVLDRGYVLTLDYGYEAASLYAPWRKRGTLLTFYRHTAGEDPYVRVGRQDITASVDLTTVARAGEEAGLRTLGLTAQSEFLSALGIGEALAQRPDPSQLEAYYALRRAAVELTDPTGLGRIKVLVQGKDVPDTPLTGLSGREAGRA
- a CDS encoding cyclic-di-AMP receptor, with protein sequence MPGPWAPARRSKRTGTLKLVLIIAATSDADRLIDRLVKRGLPATKIASSGGFLRRGSATILSGVEDQEVETVIDLARQECRARKEFVPVQNLPVLGEIGSASEPLEVRVGGATVFVLDVDRFDRF